In Gimesia benthica, a single window of DNA contains:
- a CDS encoding Swt1 family HEPN domain-containing protein, with protein MAGDNERIKLALELLGTGLYPVIEQEMKAVYQDSWIDRAKESFRNSPLTSQPEGDAIRWDAHSTLLILWDHWNSVFRNRFTPLERSFVGELREYRNRWAHQSQINTDDTLRILDTAARLLSAAGARKEAQQLQKERDQLLYQILQYQEQVIVDSPDNRRERLRDAIVFLVCGIVIDLGIFFSYGTGGLAILFAIFVTAVFVFLAYQRWVTPDKPSYGAHECTNCGKIIYGESCPYCSETTVNT; from the coding sequence GTGGCAGGTGATAATGAGCGCATCAAGCTGGCTCTAGAGTTACTGGGGACAGGACTCTATCCCGTCATTGAGCAGGAAATGAAAGCGGTTTACCAGGACAGCTGGATTGACCGTGCCAAAGAGAGCTTCCGTAACTCTCCCCTGACTTCACAGCCTGAAGGTGACGCAATCCGCTGGGACGCGCACTCAACACTCCTGATTTTATGGGATCACTGGAACAGCGTCTTTCGTAACCGTTTCACTCCTCTGGAACGCAGCTTTGTGGGCGAACTGAGAGAGTATCGAAACCGCTGGGCTCATCAGAGCCAGATTAACACTGACGATACACTCCGTATTCTGGATACCGCTGCCCGTTTGCTGTCCGCCGCTGGTGCGAGGAAAGAAGCACAGCAACTCCAGAAAGAACGTGATCAATTGCTGTATCAGATCCTGCAGTACCAGGAGCAGGTAATTGTCGATTCCCCGGATAACCGCAGGGAGCGTCTGCGGGATGCGATCGTCTTTCTTGTCTGCGGAATCGTGATCGATCTGGGAATATTCTTTTCTTACGGTACTGGTGGATTAGCAATTCTGTTTGCTATCTTCGTCACAGCCGTATTCGTGTTTCTGGCTTACCAGCGCTGGGTAACACCCGATAAGCCATCCTACGGTGCACACGAATGTACGAATTGTGGG
- a CDS encoding DUF1501 domain-containing protein, with protein sequence MADINPHFNIDPILTRRQMLQRCGAGLGSLGLASLMASEGMLNSAEGASGVNTESPMAPKTSHFPGKAKHVIHIFLNGGASQVDTFDPKPALAKYTGKMLPTENLRTERKTGAALPSPFKFKKYGESGLEVSELFSELGDCVDDIAFVRSMYTNVPNHEPSLMMMNCGDLIQPRPSMGAWVTYGLGTENQNLPGFVVMCPGGYPITESANWRSAFLPGAYQGTHIDTKHTDIEKLISNIRNKKQSLPEQRRQLDLLQALNRRHQEARAQESALESRIQSFELAYRMQMQASDVFDVSQEPQHIHDMYGSGVHARQMMIARRLVERGVRYVQLWHGAGQPWDNHDEIEKNHRRLAGECSQGIAALLKDLKQRGLLQDTIVVCGGEFGRTPVVELPTPGANAGKMNGRDHNNHGFTVWLAGGGVKGGQAYGATDEFGFAAVENKVHVHDLHATLLKLLGFDHERLTYRFAGRDFRLTDVHGRVVDELIA encoded by the coding sequence ATGGCTGATATTAACCCACATTTCAATATTGATCCGATTTTAACACGGCGACAGATGTTGCAGCGGTGCGGTGCCGGTCTGGGCTCGCTCGGACTCGCCTCACTGATGGCTTCTGAAGGAATGTTGAATTCTGCTGAGGGAGCTTCTGGGGTCAATACAGAATCGCCTATGGCACCGAAAACCTCTCATTTTCCGGGTAAAGCCAAGCACGTCATTCATATCTTCCTGAATGGTGGGGCCTCTCAAGTCGATACATTCGATCCCAAGCCTGCGCTGGCGAAGTACACTGGTAAGATGCTGCCGACGGAAAACCTGCGGACAGAACGGAAAACCGGGGCCGCCCTGCCCTCACCGTTTAAATTTAAAAAATACGGCGAGAGTGGTCTGGAAGTCAGCGAGCTGTTCTCCGAACTGGGAGACTGTGTCGACGATATCGCCTTCGTACGTTCGATGTATACCAATGTGCCGAACCATGAGCCTTCCCTGATGATGATGAATTGTGGCGATTTGATTCAGCCACGTCCGAGTATGGGAGCCTGGGTGACTTATGGTCTGGGGACCGAAAACCAGAATCTCCCCGGTTTCGTCGTGATGTGCCCGGGGGGATATCCCATTACGGAATCTGCTAACTGGCGTTCTGCTTTTCTGCCGGGTGCCTATCAGGGAACGCACATTGATACCAAACATACTGATATTGAGAAACTTATCAGCAATATCAGAAATAAGAAGCAGTCCCTGCCAGAGCAGCGTCGACAACTTGACCTGTTGCAGGCATTGAACCGCCGTCACCAGGAAGCTCGGGCACAGGAGTCTGCCCTAGAGTCCCGGATTCAGTCTTTTGAGCTGGCTTATCGTATGCAGATGCAGGCATCAGATGTATTTGACGTCAGCCAGGAACCACAGCACATCCACGATATGTACGGCTCCGGAGTGCATGCCCGTCAGATGATGATTGCACGTAGGCTGGTGGAACGTGGTGTTCGCTACGTGCAGCTCTGGCATGGTGCCGGTCAGCCCTGGGACAACCACGATGAAATTGAGAAGAATCATCGTCGTCTGGCTGGTGAGTGTTCTCAGGGAATTGCAGCATTACTCAAAGACCTGAAACAGCGTGGATTATTGCAGGATACGATCGTTGTTTGTGGTGGTGAATTTGGACGGACCCCGGTTGTGGAACTCCCCACACCCGGAGCTAATGCTGGCAAAATGAATGGTCGTGACCACAACAATCACGGATTCACTGTGTGGCTCGCTGGAGGTGGAGTTAAAGGTGGGCAAGCCTACGGGGCGACCGATGAATTCGGATTTGCTGCTGTTGAAAATAAGGTGCATGTGCATGACCTGCATGCGACACTCTTGAAGCTGCTCGGATTTGACCATGAGCGTCTGACCTACCGCTTTGCAGGTCGCGATTTCAGGTTAACTGATGTTCACGGCCGTGTGGTGGATGAACTGATTGCCTGA
- a CDS encoding PSD1 and planctomycete cytochrome C domain-containing protein, with translation MKRLPICSSPTVKSHLIPKAFYLAACVYLSCTASFEANAANTKKIPAEQVEFFEKEIRPVLVKRCYACHGSKKQEASLRLDSHAWMMKGSDTGAAVVPGDPQKSRLIQVIQYHDDDSQMPPEGKMPPQEIAALTRWVKMGTPWPYSEKDAKAVPGDGAYDYETLSSSHWSFQPVSKPSVPPVKNDQLALSPVDHFVLARLEEKGLSLSPPADQRKLIRRACLDLTGLPPTYAEVEAFVNDKDPQAYEKLIDRLLASPEYGERWGRHWLDVARYADTKGYVFTSERRYPYSYTYRDYVIRAFNEDLPFNQFILEQLAADQLDRKGDDRSLAALGFLTVGRRYRGNIHDITDDRIDLVSRGLLGLTASCARCHDHKFDPVPIKDYYSLYSVFVSSYEPEEKDLPLIGKPKSEKAYEKYQEERAKRQKKVDDYVHAEADKFRALARLSVGEVLQAVAEKQNLAQGDEKPQYSKEAPHRRYVDLWRAFLGKKSKDYRSVFAPWSEFAGLKKQKGDFARQSAEIIEKLSKAEAETDPNKRINRLVIHALKNNPPQSMYDVCRVYGSVFKEVEEAWLKTVADATKAKTAAPEKLDDPAAEELRQILYDSETPTASNDEVALSMFNRAQRNRIRQLEKELATLDVTSPGAPPRAMVMYDKDQPVTSFVHLRGNPGRRGDKVPRQFFRILAGEDRKPFAKGSGRLELAQAIASADNPLTARVFVNRVWMHHFGEGLVRTPSDFGVRSDPPTHPELLDYLASRFMDEGWSVKKLHKLIMLSATYKQGAQDNPEAILVDADNRLLWKHVPRRLSFEAMRDSILFVSGQLSDDRGGRSFQIDQIPTEPRRTVYSFIDRNNLPNVFRTFDFANVESSTAERPYTTVPQQALFAMNSPLLLEQSALLVKDLDLEKVAADKGIEAAITQLYHRVLARNPALEEIELGRQFLEHHRDQVKTPARMSGWEKYAQVLCTSNEFMFVD, from the coding sequence ATGAAGCGACTTCCGATTTGCAGTTCTCCCACTGTGAAGTCCCATCTGATTCCCAAAGCTTTCTATCTGGCAGCTTGTGTCTACCTGAGCTGTACAGCTTCCTTTGAAGCAAACGCTGCAAATACCAAAAAAATCCCAGCGGAACAGGTTGAGTTTTTTGAGAAAGAAATCCGTCCTGTTCTGGTCAAGCGGTGCTATGCCTGTCACGGTTCCAAAAAACAGGAAGCCAGTTTGCGTCTGGACTCACATGCCTGGATGATGAAGGGGAGCGACACCGGTGCTGCGGTTGTTCCCGGGGATCCTCAGAAAAGTCGTCTGATTCAGGTGATTCAATATCACGACGATGACAGTCAGATGCCTCCCGAAGGAAAAATGCCTCCCCAGGAAATTGCCGCGCTGACCCGTTGGGTCAAAATGGGAACCCCCTGGCCCTACTCGGAAAAAGACGCGAAAGCAGTTCCCGGCGATGGTGCCTATGATTACGAAACCTTATCCAGCAGTCACTGGTCGTTTCAGCCTGTGTCCAAGCCGTCTGTACCACCAGTCAAAAATGATCAGCTGGCATTATCGCCCGTAGACCATTTTGTACTCGCCAGGCTGGAAGAAAAAGGACTGTCGCTCTCTCCGCCCGCCGACCAGCGAAAATTGATTCGACGTGCCTGTCTCGATCTCACAGGCTTGCCTCCTACTTATGCAGAAGTAGAAGCATTCGTCAATGATAAAGACCCACAGGCTTATGAGAAGCTGATCGATCGGCTACTGGCTTCTCCCGAGTATGGAGAACGCTGGGGGCGACACTGGCTCGATGTGGCCCGCTATGCCGATACCAAAGGGTATGTCTTTACATCCGAACGACGTTATCCATACAGCTACACCTATCGTGATTATGTAATTCGGGCGTTTAATGAAGACCTGCCCTTTAATCAGTTCATCCTCGAACAACTGGCTGCAGACCAGTTAGATCGCAAAGGTGATGATCGTTCTCTGGCGGCTTTAGGGTTCTTAACAGTTGGACGCCGTTACCGCGGAAACATCCACGATATTACAGATGACCGGATCGATCTGGTTTCACGAGGACTGCTCGGACTGACCGCATCCTGTGCCCGCTGCCATGACCATAAATTCGATCCTGTGCCGATTAAAGATTACTACTCGCTTTACAGCGTGTTTGTCAGCAGTTATGAACCCGAAGAAAAAGATTTGCCTTTGATCGGCAAGCCCAAGTCAGAGAAGGCTTATGAGAAATATCAGGAAGAACGGGCCAAACGCCAGAAAAAAGTAGACGATTATGTACATGCGGAAGCAGACAAATTCCGCGCACTAGCCCGTCTGTCCGTCGGCGAGGTATTACAGGCGGTTGCTGAAAAACAGAACCTGGCGCAAGGGGATGAAAAGCCTCAGTATTCTAAAGAAGCACCTCATCGGCGGTATGTGGACCTCTGGCGTGCTTTTCTGGGAAAGAAATCCAAGGACTATCGTTCGGTATTTGCTCCCTGGTCGGAATTTGCTGGTCTGAAAAAACAGAAAGGTGATTTTGCCAGACAGTCGGCTGAAATCATTGAAAAACTGTCGAAAGCGGAAGCTGAGACTGATCCGAATAAACGTATTAATCGCCTGGTGATCCATGCCCTCAAAAACAACCCACCGCAATCGATGTACGACGTCTGCCGGGTTTATGGTAGCGTTTTTAAGGAGGTTGAAGAGGCCTGGTTGAAAACGGTTGCTGACGCTACCAAAGCCAAAACTGCCGCACCTGAGAAGCTGGACGATCCGGCTGCTGAAGAACTGCGACAGATTTTATATGACTCTGAGACCCCCACTGCCAGCAATGATGAAGTGGCTCTGAGCATGTTCAATCGGGCGCAGCGAAATCGTATCCGTCAGCTCGAAAAAGAGCTGGCCACATTGGATGTTACCTCCCCAGGTGCGCCACCGCGGGCGATGGTGATGTACGATAAAGACCAGCCGGTTACCTCCTTCGTACATCTGCGTGGAAATCCTGGCCGTCGTGGTGATAAGGTGCCACGACAGTTTTTCCGGATTCTGGCAGGCGAGGATCGGAAGCCATTTGCGAAAGGCAGCGGTCGACTGGAGCTGGCTCAGGCAATTGCCTCGGCTGATAACCCTCTCACAGCGCGGGTCTTCGTGAACCGGGTCTGGATGCATCACTTCGGGGAAGGACTGGTTCGTACTCCCAGTGATTTTGGCGTCCGCAGTGATCCTCCGACACACCCGGAGCTGTTAGATTATCTGGCGTCCCGCTTCATGGATGAGGGCTGGTCCGTAAAAAAACTCCATAAACTGATCATGTTGTCTGCGACTTATAAGCAGGGAGCACAAGATAATCCAGAGGCCATTCTGGTTGATGCCGACAACCGTCTGTTATGGAAACATGTTCCTCGACGGCTGAGTTTTGAGGCAATGCGGGACTCCATCCTGTTTGTCTCCGGACAGTTGTCGGATGATCGAGGGGGGCGGAGTTTCCAGATCGATCAGATACCGACGGAACCCCGGCGAACGGTATACAGTTTTATCGACCGAAATAATTTGCCCAACGTATTTCGGACGTTTGATTTTGCCAACGTAGAATCCAGTACCGCAGAACGGCCTTACACGACAGTACCACAGCAGGCATTGTTTGCGATGAACAGTCCGCTTTTACTGGAACAGTCGGCTTTACTGGTCAAGGATCTCGACCTGGAAAAGGTGGCTGCCGACAAAGGCATTGAGGCTGCGATTACACAGCTCTACCATCGGGTGCTGGCACGAAATCCTGCATTGGAAGAAATTGAATTAGGGCGACAGTTTCTGGAACACCATAGGGATCAGGTTAAAACTCCTGCCCGAATGAGTGGCTGGGAAAAATATGCCCAGGTGCTTTGCACTTCAAATGAATTCATGTTTGTAGACTAA
- a CDS encoding 4a-hydroxytetrahydrobiopterin dehydratase: protein MTEDQALTEEQIQEFLNTYSAWELRDGWLRRKFGTPGWSHTLMLVNTIGYLAEAGNHHPDLNVGYAAVTVKLQTHKVRAITAKDTSLAQKIEETVLWQPAEDSALDGFPKKWVH, encoded by the coding sequence ATGACTGAAGATCAGGCTTTAACTGAAGAGCAGATCCAGGAATTCCTGAACACTTACTCTGCATGGGAATTACGCGACGGATGGTTACGCCGAAAATTTGGAACCCCCGGCTGGTCTCATACTCTAATGCTGGTAAATACGATAGGTTATCTGGCAGAGGCTGGAAACCACCATCCCGATCTGAACGTTGGCTATGCTGCTGTCACTGTTAAGCTGCAAACTCACAAAGTTCGTGCCATCACAGCCAAGGACACCAGCCTCGCACAAAAAATTGAAGAGACAGTTCTCTGGCAACCAGCCGAGGATTCGGCACTTGATGGTTTCCCTAAAAAGTGGGTTCACTAG
- a CDS encoding DUF6513 domain-containing protein — protein MNKNDSIGHPERILFVTGRLAEFSLREVLEKLAPQVGFEYEVAVLNVQVAALLHVPLIRRRLQVPESIDWVMLPGMCKGDLQELTDHFGVRFERGPKDHFDLPEFFGQADRPPRDLSGFDIEILAEINHAPLLSDEDILRQADLYRNKGADLIDVGCIPGESWSRVGEVVRLLVEAGHRVSIDSFDQAEVEAAVNNGAELILSCNHSNLDWVSRLGTEVVAIPDLPEDFDSLHRIVDQLLQLNTPFRIDPILEPIGYGFGASLERYYRARREFPDFEIMMGIGNLTELTEVDTAGMNLVLAALCQELRIKSVLATEVINWARTAVTEFDHARRLVKYAIENKTLPKHIHYQLVMLRDPKLKQLGAEALQNLASQIRDPNYRIFAEENEIHVMNRDGYWKGTDPYELFDQFQAVASKSLDASHAFYLGYEMCKAVTALTLGKQYQQDQPLSWGFLTQEEVSAQERRQEEGKGPQCGPR, from the coding sequence TTGAACAAAAACGACTCAATCGGGCATCCGGAACGGATACTGTTTGTCACCGGTAGACTGGCTGAATTTTCGCTTCGGGAAGTTCTGGAAAAACTCGCTCCCCAAGTGGGATTTGAGTATGAAGTCGCCGTTTTGAATGTGCAGGTCGCTGCCTTGTTGCACGTTCCGCTGATCAGACGCCGTCTGCAGGTTCCGGAATCTATCGATTGGGTTATGCTCCCCGGCATGTGTAAAGGAGACCTGCAGGAGCTGACCGATCACTTTGGTGTCCGGTTTGAACGAGGTCCCAAAGACCACTTCGATCTCCCCGAGTTTTTCGGTCAGGCGGACCGTCCTCCCCGGGATCTCTCAGGATTTGATATCGAAATTCTGGCAGAGATCAACCATGCGCCGCTACTATCGGATGAGGATATTCTGCGACAGGCAGACCTTTATCGGAACAAAGGTGCCGATCTGATCGATGTCGGCTGTATTCCGGGAGAAAGCTGGAGCAGAGTGGGAGAAGTCGTGCGACTTTTGGTCGAGGCTGGCCACCGGGTCTCTATTGACAGTTTCGACCAGGCAGAAGTCGAAGCCGCAGTTAACAATGGAGCCGAACTGATCTTGAGTTGTAACCATTCAAATCTTGACTGGGTTTCCAGGCTGGGAACAGAGGTGGTGGCAATTCCCGATCTCCCCGAAGATTTCGATTCGCTCCATAGAATAGTAGATCAATTACTGCAGTTGAACACGCCCTTTCGCATCGACCCCATCTTGGAACCGATTGGTTACGGCTTCGGTGCATCGCTAGAACGATATTACCGGGCAAGGCGTGAGTTTCCTGATTTTGAAATCATGATGGGGATTGGCAATCTGACAGAACTGACCGAGGTCGACACCGCAGGCATGAACCTCGTCCTGGCTGCCCTCTGTCAGGAATTACGGATCAAGAGTGTTCTGGCTACGGAAGTGATCAACTGGGCACGGACCGCAGTGACAGAATTTGATCATGCCCGACGACTGGTCAAATATGCGATTGAGAATAAAACTCTCCCCAAGCACATTCACTATCAACTGGTGATGCTCCGGGACCCCAAACTGAAACAACTGGGTGCCGAGGCACTACAGAATCTGGCCAGTCAGATACGTGACCCCAACTATCGCATTTTTGCCGAAGAGAATGAAATTCACGTCATGAATCGAGATGGGTACTGGAAGGGGACAGATCCCTATGAACTGTTCGATCAGTTCCAGGCAGTCGCCTCTAAATCATTGGATGCTTCGCATGCGTTTTATCTGGGTTACGAGATGTGTAAGGCTGTGACCGCACTTACATTGGGAAAACAGTATCAGCAGGATCAGCCGTTAAGCTGGGGCTTTTTGACACAGGAGGAAGTCAGTGCTCAGGAACGCAGGCAGGAAGAGGGAAAAGGACCTCAATGCGGGCCCCGCTGA
- the pabB gene encoding aminodeoxychorismate synthase component I, whose translation METSDFRTSPFQGGFAGLLSYELGRSWEQFPRAINDEFGLPDLAVGFYDWVIAWDHQQHRAWLIVHGFDGALDSQCTDQAARKLREIKRRIDAVVLQQHNHVPTQSNQGMRLEQKDLSACHGVDGFPGIFSNFSKDEFLRRIERIIEYIYAGDIFQANFSQRLLSPATMPAADLYLNLRSRNAAPFAGYFAWDNWTVLSASPERFLQLSGNEVETRPIKGTRRRKTVPEADLLTRDELRESKKDQAENVMIVDLLRNDLSRVCQPGTIRVPHLCEVETYQTVQHLVSEVRGKLKPEHSVWDLLAASFPGGSISGAPKVRAMEIIAELEPTVRGPYCGSLFYAGLNGEFDSNILIRTFTIRKGWIQFPVGGGIVAQSQPRLEYEETLHKAAGMLAALKP comes from the coding sequence GTGGAGACCAGCGATTTCAGAACTTCCCCATTCCAGGGAGGCTTTGCAGGACTGCTTTCTTATGAACTTGGACGCAGTTGGGAACAGTTTCCCCGGGCAATCAATGATGAATTCGGGCTCCCTGATCTCGCTGTCGGCTTTTATGACTGGGTCATCGCCTGGGATCACCAACAACATCGTGCCTGGTTGATCGTCCACGGATTTGATGGCGCCCTGGACTCACAATGTACCGATCAGGCTGCCCGGAAACTCCGTGAAATCAAACGACGAATTGATGCGGTTGTACTTCAGCAACACAATCATGTCCCAACTCAATCGAATCAGGGAATGCGGTTGGAACAAAAGGATCTCTCTGCCTGCCACGGGGTCGATGGATTTCCAGGGATCTTCAGCAATTTCAGCAAAGATGAGTTTCTCCGTCGTATTGAGCGAATCATTGAATATATCTACGCAGGTGACATTTTTCAGGCGAATTTCTCACAGCGATTACTCAGTCCGGCTACGATGCCAGCCGCAGACCTCTACCTCAATTTACGATCACGTAATGCGGCTCCCTTTGCTGGCTATTTTGCCTGGGATAACTGGACGGTACTCAGCGCCTCCCCGGAACGCTTCCTGCAGCTTTCGGGCAATGAAGTTGAGACCCGCCCCATCAAGGGAACCCGCAGGCGTAAGACAGTCCCCGAAGCCGATTTACTCACACGTGATGAACTGCGGGAAAGTAAAAAAGATCAGGCGGAAAACGTCATGATCGTCGACCTGCTACGGAATGATCTGTCCCGTGTTTGTCAGCCGGGTACCATTCGTGTCCCCCATTTGTGTGAAGTGGAGACATACCAAACGGTCCAGCATCTCGTTTCCGAGGTACGTGGAAAGCTCAAACCAGAACATAGTGTCTGGGATCTGCTGGCAGCCTCATTTCCAGGCGGTTCGATCAGCGGCGCTCCCAAAGTTCGTGCCATGGAAATAATCGCCGAACTGGAACCTACGGTCCGTGGCCCTTATTGTGGCTCGCTCTTCTATGCAGGACTTAATGGTGAATTTGACAGCAATATTCTGATCAGGACCTTTACAATCAGAAAAGGCTGGATTCAATTTCCTGTCGGGGGAGGCATCGTAGCTCAGAGCCAACCACGACTGGAGTATGAGGAAACGTTGCACAAAGCAGCTGGTATGCTCGCCGCTCTGAAACCCTGA
- a CDS encoding anthranilate synthase component II, which produces MILIIDNYDSFVFNLARYFEELGQQTHVVRNDQITITEVTQLAPAAIVLSPGPCTPQEAGLCQDLVTHFVNQVPILGVCLGHQAIAASLGGEIIRAPEPIHGQTSLIHHQSSRLLAGLPDPFPATRYHSLIIDETTLPSELIITARTSEGIPMAIEHQTASLFGVQFHPESILTECGLQLLENFLSFVQPCLSE; this is translated from the coding sequence ATGATTCTGATTATCGATAACTACGACAGTTTTGTGTTTAATCTGGCCCGGTACTTTGAAGAACTCGGGCAGCAGACTCACGTCGTACGTAATGATCAGATAACGATTACGGAAGTCACTCAGCTGGCGCCGGCAGCAATTGTTCTCTCTCCTGGTCCCTGTACTCCCCAGGAGGCTGGTCTCTGCCAGGATCTGGTAACCCACTTTGTTAATCAGGTTCCAATCCTGGGAGTCTGTCTGGGACATCAGGCTATTGCCGCGAGTCTCGGAGGAGAGATCATCCGCGCACCTGAGCCGATCCATGGTCAGACATCGCTGATACACCATCAGAGTTCCCGACTTTTAGCTGGTTTACCTGATCCGTTTCCAGCCACACGCTATCACTCACTGATCATTGATGAAACTACTTTACCATCTGAACTGATAATCACAGCGCGGACCAGTGAGGGAATACCAATGGCGATTGAGCATCAGACCGCGTCGCTCTTTGGAGTTCAATTCCACCCGGAATCAATCCTCACAGAATGTGGTTTACAGTTGCTGGAAAACTTTCTCTCTTTTGTTCAACCCTGTCTCTCTGAGTAA
- a CDS encoding thioredoxin family protein yields the protein MRFTIVKPNRQSLSILTVTFSLFVISISQSSAGEWLHDFDAAQKQAQTKDLPILLHFHASWCGPCHQMEQTVLRTAAVKNLFGQRVIGVKIDSDQNRHLVDRFNVRSLPSDILLTPTGTIITRTDGFQNQNVYLSFLGRGASRYEKDRRVYLAQKSKQELMERKRQEMEQQAEEEPEPVNTQKSYVASAPDRVGLEGYSPVALTRDREWKKGHEEFSWPYQGITYHLASRTELEIFKVDPGRYAPQLLGCDPVILNKQDRAIPGDTKYGAYYDRNLYLFVDLESREEFKKNPDRYSRTMHVLKIEDVGGSILR from the coding sequence ATGCGATTTACCATCGTCAAACCAAACCGTCAAAGTTTATCAATCTTAACAGTCACGTTCTCGCTATTCGTGATCTCCATCAGCCAGTCCTCTGCTGGTGAATGGTTGCATGATTTTGACGCTGCCCAAAAACAGGCCCAGACTAAAGACCTGCCTATCCTGCTGCATTTTCATGCTTCATGGTGTGGCCCCTGCCATCAGATGGAACAAACGGTATTGCGAACCGCTGCCGTTAAGAATCTGTTCGGTCAACGAGTGATCGGTGTCAAAATTGATAGCGATCAGAACCGTCATCTCGTCGATCGATTCAACGTCCGTTCCTTACCCAGTGACATTCTACTGACTCCCACGGGGACGATTATCACTCGTACGGACGGATTTCAGAATCAAAACGTCTATCTCAGTTTCCTGGGCCGTGGTGCCTCCCGCTATGAAAAAGATCGACGGGTATATCTTGCTCAGAAAAGCAAACAGGAGCTGATGGAACGCAAGCGTCAGGAAATGGAACAGCAGGCAGAGGAAGAACCGGAACCTGTAAACACTCAGAAATCCTACGTTGCTTCAGCTCCAGATCGCGTAGGGCTGGAAGGTTACAGCCCGGTCGCCCTGACCAGGGATCGGGAATGGAAGAAGGGACATGAAGAATTCAGTTGGCCTTACCAGGGAATCACTTATCATCTGGCAAGTCGTACTGAACTGGAAATCTTCAAAGTCGACCCGGGGCGATATGCCCCGCAGTTACTGGGTTGCGACCCAGTGATCCTGAACAAACAGGATCGGGCCATTCCAGGTGATACCAAATACGGTGCCTATTATGACCGCAACCTGTACCTGTTTGTAGATCTGGAATCACGTGAAGAATTCAAAAAGAATCCAGACCGTTACAGCCGCACAATGCATGTGCTGAAAATTGAAGATGTGGGTGGCAGCATCCTGCGATAA